ATTAAATTTTATTTCTAACAAATATATTAATAATATAAATTCATATATTAATAAACAAGAAAAACTAAACAAACCAACAAGCAATAATGTATTAGAACAAGAATTGATAGATGGCATTAATATAACACTATTAAGAGCAAAACACAAATATTATACTTTAAAATATTTAATTAACTATCGAGCAAATAAAATCGACAAGCAAAAAAACAATATTGATTACTTACTAGACAGTGCTACTACAATCCGACAACAAGCACAACAAATAGTGCAACAAAGAGAGCAACACTATAGGTACAATCTACACGATTTAAGCTATCAGCATAAAAGTCATACTGCCTACGAATTTGGATATTTGTATCCAACACATCAATTACACTTTTGGCAACGAGAAGAATTGCAAGCCAAGCACAACAAATACAAATTCTGGTACAGAAACATTTGGAATGTCTTTAAAATTATAGGCATTGTAAATTAATATAAAACATCTAATAATAACAAATAACTTATTACTAAATACTAATAACCATTGACTAATGACTAAATCTATGGCATAACCTCCATTACATTACGGTCGGGCTATCACTACAAGTCCTCGCTCCTATCGTCGCTGTGGGCTTTCCGTTCTATCCCTTATGCAAATTGTGCTACAAAAAACAGTTTATCTTTTTACAATTAAAACTGCATCATCCGAAAACTCCATCCAAGCAAAATCATAAATACAATGATACATTTTACCATGTCTATTAATATGAAAGTGAGTTAAATATTTAAACCTAAACTTCTTATTTTCTAATACCAATCTATTTACTTTTTTCTGCGTTAATCGTTTACCCAAAATCTCTAACAAAATAGATCTATTTCTATGTAATATTTTATCAATATTTTCAGCTTCAATATTAGTTGTCTTTCTTAATTGATAATGATAGTAACTTTTACATTTTACCGAACAAAATAGTTTTTCAGGTCTTCCGTAAATCTCTTGTTTACAAATTTTACATTTTCTACTTACTTTTTCACTCATAACTAATTGATAATTAATTTTATAAAATTATAAGTATATCAACGGTTGATATATTGCAAATATAATTATTCTTGTATATTTTTAAAATTTTTTGTATATTTTTATTCTATGACTCAAAAATACAATGCTGTAAAACAAAAATTACTTCGCAAAAACTATAGCAAAAATACTATTCGTATTTACTTAACCTGTTTACATCAATTTTGGTCATTTTGTTATAACAATAACATTGATGACACCATAGATGCAGAACAATATTTAATGCAGCTAATAAAAAACAATACTTCTACAAGTTTTCAAAACCAAAATATTAATGCCATTAAATTTTATTGGGAAAATTGCTTAAATAAACCTAAAGCTGATATTGTTATTGACAGACCTTTTAAAGAAAAAAAATTACCAGAAGTATTACACTTAGAAGAAGTGAGAACCATGTTTCAATCTATCAATAATTTTAAACATCTAATGATACTAAAAACCATTTATGCTTGTGGTTTAAGAATTAGCGAATTAATTAACTTAGAAATTAAACATATAAATGGCAATGCAAAAAACATTAAAATTATATGCGGAAAAGGAAAAAAAGATAGAATCATTCCAATTCCAGAATCACTACTTATTGAACTGAGGCAATACTTTAAAATTTATAAACCATATAAATACCTATTTGAAGGACAATTCAGTACTAAACAAAATCCACTACCATACAGTACCAAAAGTGTGCAAGTTATTGTAAAACAAGCTGCTAAAAAAGCAAAAATTAGAAGAAAAATTACACCACACACACTTAGACACAGCTATGCCACGCATTTATATGAAAAAGGCGTAAATCTTAGAAGTATACAAGTATTATTAGGACATCAAAGTAGTAA
Above is a genomic segment from Chitinophagales bacterium containing:
- a CDS encoding tyrosine-type recombinase/integrase; this translates as MTQKYNAVKQKLLRKNYSKNTIRIYLTCLHQFWSFCYNNNIDDTIDAEQYLMQLIKNNTSTSFQNQNINAIKFYWENCLNKPKADIVIDRPFKEKKLPEVLHLEEVRTMFQSINNFKHLMILKTIYACGLRISELINLEIKHINGNAKNIKIICGKGKKDRIIPIPESLLIELRQYFKIYKPYKYLFEGQFSTKQNPLPYSTKSVQVIVKQAAKKAKIRRKITPHTLRHSYATHLYEKGVNLRSIQVLLGHQSSKTTEIYTHVSNIHINNTPSPLDFL